A genome region from Triticum aestivum cultivar Chinese Spring chromosome 2B, IWGSC CS RefSeq v2.1, whole genome shotgun sequence includes the following:
- the LOC123046342 gene encoding replication factor A protein 1, producing the protein MTKSFMAYKTICQINTSSRGKELTIKARVSRLWDSILISNGKILSLDMVLIDEEGTMLHGVINKAYIEKLRSFIQEGNVYLIKNVRVIPAAAKFRPVQNEMMINFSPTTNIEEIEDNEDIPKHGFNFSSMEELSQRVNIDTYLSDVIGVATHIGPIEETRTYLGLSRIRDIFLLIEDQEVKVRLWGDKANLIDVKSIGNVIIITSTTVRKFGRYSLSSNSATQVFINLDIPETMDVQNR; encoded by the exons ATGACGAAGTCTTTCATGGCATACAAAACCATTTGTCAGATCAATACTTCCAGTAGAGGAAAGGAATTAACAATCAAGGCAAGAGTGTCGAGACTATGGGATTCCATATTGATCAGTAATGGTAAAATACTTAGTCTAGACATGGTGCTTATTGATGAAGAG GGGACAATGTTGCATGGAGTTATCAATAAGGCATATATCGAAAAGTTAAGGTCATTTATTCAAGAAGGCAATGTGTACCTCATTAAAAACGTGAGAGTCATTCCAGCAGCAGCAAAATTTCGACCTGTACAAAATGAGATGATGATTAACTTCTCGCCCACAACAAATATAGAGGAGATTGAAGATAATGAAGACATTCCAAAGCATGGTTTCAActtttcaagcatggaggaactCTCCCAAAGAGTAAACATTGACACTTATCTCTCAG ATGTTATTGGAGTTGCAACACACATAGGACCAATTGAAGAAACTAGAACATATCTTGGGCTCTCCAGAATCCGTGATATCTTCCTTCTAATCGA AGACCAGGAAGTCAAAGTTAGATTATGGGGTGATAAAGCTAATCTAATTGATGTGAAGTCAATAGGGAATGTCATTATAATTACATCAACAACAGTGAGAAAATTTGGCA GATATTCTCTATCGTCAAATAGTGCAACTCAAGTTTTTATAAATTTAGATATTCCCGAGACTATGGATGTGCAAAACAGGTAA